TATGCCCGTGCTGGTAAGGAAGTAGAACGTCCTCAAAGAACTGTGACGATTCACTCCTTGGATCGATTATCCGATATTACTTATAAGGAAGATACGGCCTCATTTCGGTTTCGTGTCCATTGTAGCAAAGGGACGTACGTTCGAACATTGGCCGTTGATATAGGAAATAAGCTCGGATATCCCGCACATATGTCTGATCTCGTTCGTACATCGTCAGGTCCGTATTCTCTAGAGAATAGTATAACGTTTGAGCAATTAGAG
This genomic window from Desertibacillus haloalkaliphilus contains:
- the truB gene encoding tRNA pseudouridine(55) synthase TruB, giving the protein FSTTTEDKGGDVVNKKPVTDKWTEAELDKVLNHFKGEIIQVPPMYSAVKVNGKKLYEYARAGKEVERPQRTVTIHSLDRLSDITYKEDTASFRFRVHCSKGTYVRTLAVDIGNKLGYPAHMSDLVRTSSGPYSLENSITFEQLE